The Spiroplasma litorale nucleotide sequence GATCCACATTCACCTGAAGAATTTAGATGTAATGGTGTATTGGTTAACATTGATGAATTTCATACAATCTTTGGTACAAAAGATGGTGATGAAATGTACAAACCTAAAGAAAAAAGAATTAAAGTTTGATAAAAAACACCATTAGACATAATAGTAAATACTTTTATGTTATTAATTGGTGATTTTTTTACTCAAAATATAATTAGTTACAAGAAATAAAAAACTAATTATAAATTAGTTAAGGTAAATATTGATTTTAATTATTCTTCAACGTTATGAAAAACGTTTTGAACATCTTCTAATTCATTTAATCTATCAATTAATTTTTCAAATTTTTGTTTTGCTTCATCTTCAGTAATTTTTATGACTTCATTTGCCAACATTGTTGTTTCAGCGATTTCATAATTTTTAATTTCTAATTTATCTAAAGCTTTTTTAACAGAATTAAATGAGTTTAATGGAGCATAAACTATAACAAGTTCATCTTCTTCAACAACATCGTTTACTTCACATTCTTCTTCCATTAAAAGTTCTAAAACTTGTTCAACATTATGACCGCTAAAACCAAATATACTTGATGGTGTGAATGAATGAGATACAGATCCACTAGTTGCAATTTTTCCACCATTTTTATTAAAAACATCTCTTATTTCTGCGATTGCTCTATTAACATTATTTGTTAAAGATTCCACAATTATCATAGAGTTTCCAGGACCATATCCTTCATATCTATTTGATATAAAGTTATCTGTTGAATTACCCTCTGCTTTTTTTATCGCTCTTTGAATTACATCAGCTGGCACTTGTTTTGATTTTGCTTTATCTACAGCACTTCTTAGTGCTAAATTTGATTCAACATCCTTAGTTCCGTTTTTCGCCGCCATATATATTTCTTTTGAACATCTTCCATATAAAGCTGATTTCATTGCAGCGGTTTTTGCCATACTTTGTTTTCTTACTTCATGCGCTCTTCCCATAATACTCCTTTAAGCTAACAATATTATCTTACTTTAGTTGATTTGTATATACCATAAAATTTTTTAATTTCATGTGGTTTTAATTCGCGATATTTACCAACTTCAACTTCATCCAATGTTAAAAATTCAATTCTTGTTCTTTTTAGTTTTTTTAAAAATATGTCTGCTGCAATTAGCATTTTCTTAACGTGATGTTTTCTACCCTCAGCAATTGTTAATTCAATTATTGATTCGTCAAATTCTTTATCGTAATTTAATATTTTTGCATCAATTGCACTAGTTTTGTAATTATCATCAATTAGAACACCTTTTAGTAAACTTGTTATTTGATCTTTATGAACTTTTCCTTTACATAATGCTTGATAAGTTTTTTGAAATTCATATCTCGGGTGCATTACAAAATTTGCAAACTCTCCATCATTTGTCATAATCAATGCTCCGCTTACATCATAATCTAATCTACCTACCGGAAATAATCTTACTTTAATATTTTTAAAAAAATCAGCAACAGTTTTACGATTATCTTTATCTACCATTGTTGTTAAAACTAACCTTGGTTTATTAAATAAATAATAATGTTTTTCATTAATCAAAACTAGCGGTTTGTTATTTATTATTATTTCAACATTAGAATCGAATTTTGAACCTAGTTCATTTACAACTTTTCCATTTACTTTAACTTTATTTTCTAATATAAGTTCTTCTGCTTTTCTTCTAGAACAATAACCTCTAGAAGCAATAATTTTTTGTAATCTTTCTTGAATCATTTTATCCCCTATTAAATATTTCTTTATCAGAAATTTCGTTTTCTTTTAATTTAGGAAGATCTTCAAGACTATTTAAATTAAAATATTTTAAAAATTCTGTTGTTACTTTATACATCATTGGTTTACCAACATCATTAGATTTACCTGCTTCAGTTATTAAATTTCTTAATCTTAATTTATAGAAAATGTGATCACAACCAACTCCTCTAATATTTTCAACATCAGATTTTGTTACAGGTCCTTTATAAGCTATTATCGAAAGAACTTCAATGCTTGCAGATGATAATTTAGATTCAGTTTTTAGATTTGATAATCTAACATAATACTCTGAGTTTTCTCTCTTAGTAGTCATTCTGAATCTATCTCTTGCAAATCTTTGAATTTCTAATCCACACTCTTTATCTTCTTTGTACTTATCAACAATAAAATTAACTATTTTTTCACTTTCTTTTTGAGTAGATTCTAAAAATTCTGCAAGTTCTTCTAATGATATACCTTCATCACCATTTATAAAAAGCAAACCTTCAACTAGTGAAATTTTTTTACTTTTATCCATTTTGTTCTCCTTCTAATAATACATCGATGTTAATTTTCTCATTTTCTTGTGTTAATGTAATTATTTTTTTCGCTGCTAAATCTAGTATAGCAAGAAAAGTTGCTACTAACATTTTTACGCTAAATTCTTTTAAATTTATCAATTCTTCTAAGTCAATGCTCTTTATTTTTGAACTTATAAAATAATCAATAATGTCTTTTGACAATTCTTCTGGAGATATTTCAGTTGTTGTAAGAGTATTTGTTTCAAAATTTTTAAATTTATTTTTTTCAATTGCGTTTAAAAATATTTTTGAAAAACTATCTATATTAATATTATTTTTTGCTAAAGGAAGTTTATCGTCATCAATTTTTGTAACTGTAATTAAAGTTTTTTTCTTACTGAATGTTTTTAAATATTCTTCTTGTTTTGTTTTAAAAAAACTTGTTACTTCTTTGATTTTGTGATATTCAATTAATCTATTAATTAATTCTTCACGTTCACGTTCCTCATAATTTTCTTCAACTTCTGCAACTTCTTTAGGAATTAAAAGCTTAGATTTTAACTCTATCAAATAAGCTGCCATTACTAAATACTCACTTGCAATCTCTATATTTAAAAACTCTAAGTTTTTAATATACTCAATGTATTGATTTGATAAATTTAAAAGATTGACTTCCAAAATATTTATTTCTTTTTCTTTTATTAAATGTAAAAGTAAATCAATTGGACCATTAAAATTATCTAAACTAACTGATGTTCATTTTTCCATATATTCCCTTTAATTTTCTCTTAATTTATCAAACAATACACTCATACCTTCTTCATTTTTTAAATATCTATCAAGCGCTAAAGTTATTCTACCAATTATAATGAATAATAAATTAATAGAAAATGAAATATTATAACCAAAGTTTGGATCTGCAAAATCATGTTCAAGCATATTTCTTAATCTTCTTATATAATGCCAAGCACGTGAGTAAGTGATTAAATCAATAACTGAAGTTAAGCTTTTAAAATCCTCTGGGCTTTTTGATAAAAATGAAATATCTTTAAGAAAATCATTAAAAAATTTAAGAGAAGTTTCTGGGCTTTGTTTTACTTTCTCTAAATATTTACATTTTAAATGATTTGCAATATATGTAAGTTTGTCAAATATTGTGTATATATATTTAAATGTTTCATTTTGTTGGTGAAATTCAGGAGTATTTATTTTATACAATGTTTCATAATTTCTTAGTGATTCTAATTTATATGATTTTTGTAAAAAATACTTTATTATATTTTTTATTTCAACAAAAATAGTATGATTAAAAACTGATTCTTCAGAGAAAATTGCATATTCAACTACTTTTTTTGAATATTTAATATAATTTGCAATGTCTTCAACTGATAAATCGATTTGATTTTCATGTTTGAATGTTACATCTAAATGTCTTGAGCTTTTTTCACAATATTCAACTAATTTTTGGATTATTGCTTCATTTCTAAAAAAAGTTTCATCTATATATGATTGAATTATATCTGAGTATGCCCTAAATTCAGATATATTTGTATATTCTTTTTTTTCTAAGATTTTACCAATTTTGGCAATATCTTTGAGAGTTGTTTTATTAGCCACATTTTCACCCCTATAAAAATATTATACATAAAAAAGGGTTTAGGTTTAAATATATTGTTATGTGTGCTCAATTTTATATATAATATTTATTGAATAAATTAATTAGAAAGAGACATTATGTTCAATAGAAAAAATACATTAAAAATTAAGGTGGGTAACCTTTATATTGGCGGTAGTGAAGAAGTAATTATTCAATCTATGACAACTGCTAAAACTCACCAAATAGAAGAAACAATTAATCAAATTAAAGATTTGCATAAAGAAGGATGTCAACTTGTAAGGGTTGCTGTTTTAGGTCTAGATGATGCAAATGCTTTAAAAAAAATTGTTGAACTGTCTCCGATACCAGTTGTTGCTGACATTCACTTTAATTACAAATTCGCTTTAATTGCCGCTGATGCAGGATGTGCAAAAATTAGAATTAATCCTGGTAACATTGGAAGTGTCGAAAATACCATTGCAGTAGTTGAAAAGTGCAAGGAAAAAAATATACCTATTAGGATTGGTATTAACTCAGGTAGTTTGCCAAAAAATATGGTTGAAAAGTATGGTTGAACTCCCAAAGCAATGATTGAATCTTTAAGAACACATATTGAAATTCTTGAAAAACTTAATTTTTATAACATAATTTATTCTTTAAAAGCAACCGACCCACTTATGGCAATAGAAGCTTATGAAATGGCAAGCGAAATATGAAAATACCCTGCTCATTTAGGAATAACAGAAGCTGGAAGTTTATTAAATGGTACTATTAAATCAAGTTTTGGTCTTGGATGATTACTTTATAAAGGTATAGGAAGTACAATAAGAATTAGTTTAAGCGAAGACCCTGTACAAGAAATAAAAGTTGCGAAAAGGTTGCTAAACTCTATGGGATTATTTGAAAATATAGTCGAAGTTATTGCATGTCCTACGTGTGGTAGACTTGAGTTTAATTTATCAAATGTAGTAAAAGAAGTTGAAGAATACGTTGAGAATTTGAATTTTCCTTTAAAAATTGCAATATTAGGGTGCGTTGTTAATGGACCTGGAGAATCAGCACAAGCAGATATTGGCATTGCTGGTGGTAATAAAGGTGGAATTATATTTAAAAAAGGTAAATTATATAAATCTACAACTCAAGATCAATTAGTTCCAGAATTAAAAATATTAATTAATGAATATTATGAAAATTGATTAAAAAATAAGTCAGAAAATAAATAACCCATAATAATATCTACAAAAATAAATATTATTTTATAAATTTTTAAAAGTATTTATTAATAATTGCATCAAAATATAGTTTTACCTCATTTGAGGTTGTTTTTTCATTTTCCTTCATAAAATTTTTAATATTTATTAAAAGTTTTTCTTTTGTGGTTGATACTAAATCTTTATCACTTTCTTGTAATCCATGTTTATCAAGAAATTTTTGTAATCCATTTTCTACTTGACAAATTTTATACTCTAAAACATACATATCAGCATATAGTTTAATTTTATCTTGAAAAGTTTTATTGTTTTTTTTGAAATTTTGAAGTTCATTTCTCTTTTCAATTGTATCTGGTCATCAATTTTTACCAAATTTAAATTCTTTTTCTTGATCAAACTTTTCTTGTAAAGCCGGATACTCTTCTTGTTCTTTTTTTAAATGAAGTTCTATCATTTCATCTAAATTGTCTGAATTAACTTCTTCATAACCACCAATTCCATCATTATTTGAATTTGATTCACCACAACTTAATACATAACTTGAAGCGTTAACACTACACCCAAAAATTCCAATTAAAGCCATTATTTTTTTCATTTATTTTACCTCCACCTATATATTAAAAAAAATTGGCTTTTTTGAACATCTAAAATAAAATTGACAGTAAAAAAGTACTTTTATTGTTAAAATTTTATTGAAAGGTGTTCTTTTTATATGGCAAAACAATGAACAAAAAATGAAAAACTTAATATAATTAATGAATCAAAAAAAATTGGTATTTTAAATGCGGCATTAAAGTTTGATATTAGTACTAGCACAATTAAAAGATGAAAATCAGAGGTAAAAGTTAAAGGTGAAGGCGCTCTTGAATGAGGTAGCGGAACACAAGCAAAAGGAAATATCAAAAAATTTAAATCTCATGATTGAATTTTTAAAGAACCTGATGATATGAGCATTGAAGAATTAAGAGAGGCTTTGAAACTGGAACGAGCTTTAAAAAAGCATTTGGCGAAGACAACTAAGGAAAAGTACTTCGCCATTTTTAATGTTAAAAGAATGTTTTCTTTGAAATTATCTTGTTTATATTTAAAAGTTTCAAGGTATGGATATTTAAAATGACTTAAAAACGGAAAACCAAAGTATAAAAATTATAATAGAATTTTAGCAATTAAGATAAGATGCCTTTTTTACTTGTTTAAAAAAAGATATGGTTATAATATGATAACTTTATTTTTAAACAAATACTTTAAAGAAAGATTAAACCCTTGAGTTGTTTATAGATATATGAAAATAATGAGTTTAAAAGCAGTGAAGAAAAAGAAAGTTCCAAACTATGATAAATCAGGTCCATTAAGATTTGAAAATCTACTAAATAGAAACTTTAAATCTAAAAATATAAATGAAAAATGAGTAACAGATGTAACTTATATAAAAACTATTAATGGAAACGTATATCTATCTGTTATAAAGGATTTGTTTAATTCAGAAATTATTGATTGAAAGTTATCGGTTAGTCCTAATAATAAATTATGTCATACAAATTTAATAAGCGCCATTAAAAAAAGAGGTGCACCAAAGATAATCCACTCAGATCAAGGATCACCATATACAAATGAAACTTGAGAAAGATTATGTAAAACTAATAATATAAATATTTCTATGTCACGAAGAGGAAATTCACCAGATAATGGTGCCTGTGAGTCTTTTTTTGGAACTTTTAAAAATGAATGTATATATACATATAAAGTAAAAGAACTACATCATTCAAATATTTATAAAATTATCTCAGACTATATAGAGTTTTATAATTATGTTAGACCTTCATTAAAACATAAAAAAACTCCATACGAAATTCGTATGGAGAAAGTATCTTTTTAATGTCAATTTTAATTGACAATTTCATTTTACCAATTTTTTAAAACTTTCTTATGAATACTTCTTAATAACTTTATTTATGTACTCTAAATTTTTTTCTGATATTGATTTTCCCTCATTATAAGCATTTATTATATATTTTAAAATTTCAACTAGTTTTTCTTTTGTAGTAATCAATTTTTCTTTACCCACTTCTCCTAATTCAGGATTTTTTTCCATTATTTTATCAACACCATTTTCAAAACTACAAATCTTAAACTCTAAAACATTATTATTAATTTTTAATATAACTGCTTTTTGTAAATTATCTTGACTTCTTTTAAATTTATATAATTCATTTTTCTTCTCATCTGTATCAGGTCTTCAATCCTTTCCAAAATGCTCAGTTTGTTCCTTTAATGCAGCAAGTTCTAAATCAGGTATTTCTTTTTTCTCTACTCTTAAATATAAATCAACCATTTCATCAATATTTTCCTTAGTTACGACTTCACTACCTCCAATACCATCATTTTCCTCGCCCACAGCATCATTATTCCCACAACTAACAACATAACTACTTCCACTAGCAGCTATCCCCAACGCTCCAAATAAACTCAATAATTTTTTCATAATCATTTTCTCCTTATAAAAAAAATTATAACTCATTGAAATTGTCAATTA carries:
- a CDS encoding YebC/PmpR family DNA-binding transcriptional regulator, which gives rise to MGRAHEVRKQSMAKTAAMKSALYGRCSKEIYMAAKNGTKDVESNLALRSAVDKAKSKQVPADVIQRAIKKAEGNSTDNFISNRYEGYGPGNSMIIVESLTNNVNRAIAEIRDVFNKNGGKIATSGSVSHSFTPSSIFGFSGHNVEQVLELLMEEECEVNDVVEEDELVIVYAPLNSFNSVKKALDKLEIKNYEIAETTMLANEVIKITEDEAKQKFEKLIDRLNELEDVQNVFHNVEE
- a CDS encoding pseudouridine synthase, with translation MIQERLQKIIASRGYCSRRKAEELILENKVKVNGKVVNELGSKFDSNVEIIINNKPLVLINEKHYYLFNKPRLVLTTMVDKDNRKTVADFFKNIKVRLFPVGRLDYDVSGALIMTNDGEFANFVMHPRYEFQKTYQALCKGKVHKDQITSLLKGVLIDDNYKTSAIDAKILNYDKEFDESIIELTIAEGRKHHVKKMLIAADIFLKKLKRTRIEFLTLDEVEVGKYRELKPHEIKKFYGIYKSTKVR
- the scpB gene encoding SMC-Scp complex subunit ScpB; translation: MDKSKKISLVEGLLFINGDEGISLEELAEFLESTQKESEKIVNFIVDKYKEDKECGLEIQRFARDRFRMTTKRENSEYYVRLSNLKTESKLSSASIEVLSIIAYKGPVTKSDVENIRGVGCDHIFYKLRLRNLITEAGKSNDVGKPMMYKVTTEFLKYFNLNSLEDLPKLKENEISDKEIFNRG
- a CDS encoding segregation and condensation protein A — its product is MEKWTSVSLDNFNGPIDLLLHLIKEKEINILEVNLLNLSNQYIEYIKNLEFLNIEIASEYLVMAAYLIELKSKLLIPKEVAEVEENYEEREREELINRLIEYHKIKEVTSFFKTKQEEYLKTFSKKKTLITVTKIDDDKLPLAKNNINIDSFSKIFLNAIEKNKFKNFETNTLTTTEISPEELSKDIIDYFISSKIKSIDLEELINLKEFSVKMLVATFLAILDLAAKKIITLTQENEKINIDVLLEGEQNG
- the ispG gene encoding flavodoxin-dependent (E)-4-hydroxy-3-methylbut-2-enyl-diphosphate synthase; translated protein: MFNRKNTLKIKVGNLYIGGSEEVIIQSMTTAKTHQIEETINQIKDLHKEGCQLVRVAVLGLDDANALKKIVELSPIPVVADIHFNYKFALIAADAGCAKIRINPGNIGSVENTIAVVEKCKEKNIPIRIGINSGSLPKNMVEKYGWTPKAMIESLRTHIEILEKLNFYNIIYSLKATDPLMAIEAYEMASEIWKYPAHLGITEAGSLLNGTIKSSFGLGWLLYKGIGSTIRISLSEDPVQEIKVAKRLLNSMGLFENIVEVIACPTCGRLEFNLSNVVKEVEEYVENLNFPLKIAILGCVVNGPGESAQADIGIAGGNKGGIIFKKGKLYKSTTQDQLVPELKILINEYYENWLKNKSENK
- a CDS encoding IS3 family transposase — its product is MAKQWTKNEKLNIINESKKIGILNAALKFDISTSTIKRWKSEVKVKGEGALEWGSGTQAKGNIKKFKSHDWIFKEPDDMSIEELREALKLERALKKHLAKTTKEKYFAIFNVKRMFSLKLSCLYLKVSRYGYLKWLKNGKPKYKNYNRILAIKIRCLFYLFKKRYGYNMITLFLNKYFKERLNPWVVYRYMKIMSLKAVKKKKVPNYDKSGPLRFENLLNRNFKSKNINEKWVTDVTYIKTINGNVYLSVIKDLFNSEIIDWKLSVSPNNKLCHTNLISAIKKRGAPKIIHSDQGSPYTNETWERLCKTNNINISMSRRGNSPDNGACESFFGTFKNECIYTYKVKELHHSNIYKIISDYIEFYNYVRPSLKHKKTPYEIRMEKVSF
- a CDS encoding lipoprotein, whose product is MKKLLSLFGALGIAASGSSYVVSCGNNDAVGEENDGIGGSEVVTKENIDEMVDLYLRVEKKEIPDLELAALKEQTEHFGKDWRPDTDEKKNELYKFKRSQDNLQKAVILKINNNVLEFKICSFENGVDKIMEKNPELGEVGKEKLITTKEKLVEILKYIINAYNEGKSISEKNLEYINKVIKKYS